A region of Desulfobacterales bacterium DNA encodes the following proteins:
- the pdxA gene encoding 4-hydroxythreonine-4-phosphate dehydrogenase PdxA: MNISKPIIGITMGDPVGIGPEIVLSGLNNKNIYELCNPVVFGDVKVLEYAQSIIKGNVNLNIIENVQKGVYQPGTIDIVNCSNINVNKDFWGKPNVQTSEAMMGYINLAIDMALKEEIAGVVTCPINKMAMKLSNSKYPGHTELFAERTNSSEYIMMMAGNILRVSLVTIHVALSKVPNLISTDKILKTIEITAKALYEKFGFENPIIAVAGLNPHSGEDGLFGQEESQIITPAINLAKDKGINALGPFPPDTVFYNASQGKYHAVICMYHDQGLIPFKMIHFKDGVNTTLGISIIRTSVDHGTAYDIAGTGQSDPSSLIAAIKMAAEHASCLSKRKYLAL, translated from the coding sequence ATGAATATATCTAAGCCTATCATAGGCATAACAATGGGAGACCCTGTAGGAATAGGGCCTGAAATAGTTTTATCTGGTCTAAACAATAAAAATATTTATGAACTCTGCAATCCTGTAGTATTTGGTGATGTCAAAGTTCTTGAATATGCACAGTCTATTATAAAAGGGAATGTCAACTTAAATATAATTGAAAATGTTCAAAAAGGGGTATATCAACCAGGAACTATTGATATAGTTAATTGTTCAAACATAAATGTTAATAAAGATTTCTGGGGAAAACCAAATGTTCAAACATCTGAAGCAATGATGGGCTATATTAATTTAGCTATTGATATGGCTTTAAAAGAAGAAATAGCTGGGGTTGTAACCTGTCCAATAAATAAAATGGCAATGAAATTATCTAATAGCAAATACCCAGGTCATACAGAGCTTTTCGCTGAAAGGACTAATTCTTCAGAATACATTATGATGATGGCTGGAAATATCTTAAGAGTTTCCCTCGTTACTATTCATGTAGCTTTATCAAAGGTTCCTAATTTAATATCTACTGATAAAATTTTAAAAACAATAGAAATAACAGCAAAGGCTCTTTATGAAAAATTTGGTTTTGAAAATCCAATCATCGCAGTGGCTGGTTTAAATCCACACTCTGGCGAAGATGGATTATTCGGACAAGAAGAATCTCAAATCATTACCCCTGCAATTAATCTTGCAAAAGATAAAGGTATCAATGCTTTAGGTCCATTTCCACCTGATACTGTTTTTTATAATGCTTCCCAAGGCAAATACCATGCTGTAATATGTATGTATCACGACCAAGGTCTTATACCATTTAAGATGATTCATTTTAAAGATGGCGTTAATACTACTTTAGGAATATCGATAATCAGAACTTCCGTTGACCACGGAACTGCTTATGACATTGCAGGCACAGGCCAATCTGACCCGAGCAGTCTTATTGCCGCAATAAAAATGGCAGCTGAACATGCTTCATGTCTTTCTAAAAGAAAATATCTCGCATTATAA
- the dnaA gene encoding chromosomal replication initiator protein DnaA has translation MEAIWEQAKLNIKNVIPENYHKMWIEPIKFNKFENGNILLSCPNIFFQKRIHENYLSTIEEEINKLSITPYKVCLGIEPKVTKPAKEKERKENDNKETLIVAQDIKPVKPQSIQTPTQLLLPDVQTKPNFGRFFRKDFTFDHFIVGSNNDFAYSAALSMASKSNSPENSLFLHSDTGMGKSHLSQAIGNQILKNEPSFRIFYLSAEDFTYEMGLGYKNNNIDQFKEKYRNNCDVLLLEDIHCLAGKEKTQSELAMTLDYLMESKKKIIFSSCYLPSEIPKMSEQLISRLNSSIISNIDPPDFRTRVKILQKKSKIKGFINLSSNIIEYLASELSENVRLLESGLVGVVTKASLLGIPIDLPLVESVIKNLVKKTKAITIDSIKKIVCKEYSVSTDDLISKSRKTSIVRPRQIAMYLSRKYTDQPFQTIGKNFNRYHATAIHSINSVEKDIKAKGPMYKQVEYLCKKIEAGEF, from the coding sequence ATGGAGGCCATTTGGGAGCAAGCAAAGTTAAATATTAAAAATGTTATTCCAGAAAATTATCACAAAATGTGGATAGAACCTATAAAATTTAACAAGTTTGAAAATGGTAATATTCTTCTTTCATGCCCAAACATTTTTTTTCAAAAGCGTATTCATGAAAATTATCTATCAACAATTGAAGAAGAAATAAATAAGCTTTCAATCACTCCTTATAAAGTTTGTTTGGGCATTGAGCCAAAAGTTACTAAACCTGCTAAAGAAAAAGAACGTAAGGAGAATGATAATAAGGAAACATTGATAGTTGCTCAAGATATTAAACCTGTTAAGCCTCAATCAATTCAGACTCCTACTCAGCTTTTATTGCCCGATGTTCAGACAAAGCCTAATTTTGGACGTTTTTTTAGAAAAGATTTTACATTTGACCATTTTATTGTGGGTAGTAATAATGATTTTGCTTATTCTGCTGCTCTTTCAATGGCTTCAAAGAGTAATTCACCTGAGAATTCACTATTTTTACACTCTGATACAGGTATGGGAAAAAGTCATCTTTCTCAAGCTATTGGAAACCAAATATTAAAAAATGAACCTTCGTTTAGGATTTTTTATTTAAGCGCAGAGGACTTTACCTATGAAATGGGGTTAGGTTATAAAAATAATAATATAGATCAATTTAAAGAAAAATATAGAAATAATTGCGATGTTTTATTATTGGAAGATATTCATTGTTTAGCTGGAAAAGAAAAAACCCAATCTGAACTTGCGATGACTCTTGATTATTTAATGGAATCAAAAAAGAAAATAATATTTTCAAGCTGCTATCTTCCTTCAGAGATTCCTAAAATGAGCGAACAATTAATCTCTCGTTTGAATAGTTCTATAATATCTAATATTGATCCCCCAGATTTTAGAACTCGAGTAAAAATATTACAAAAAAAATCTAAAATTAAAGGGTTTATTAATCTTTCGTCTAATATTATCGAATATTTAGCGAGCGAGCTTTCAGAAAATGTTAGACTGCTTGAAAGCGGACTTGTAGGAGTTGTTACTAAAGCATCTTTGTTAGGCATTCCGATAGATCTTCCCCTTGTTGAAAGCGTAATAAAAAATTTAGTAAAAAAGACAAAAGCTATTACAATAGATTCGATAAAAAAAATTGTATGCAAAGAATATAGTGTATCTACCGACGACCTTATTTCAAAGTCAAGAAAAACAAGTATAGTACGTCCAAGACAAATAGCTATGTATCTATCAAGAAAATATACTGATCAACCTTTTCAAACAATTGGTAAAAATTTTAATAGATATCATGCTACCGCTATCCACTCGATAAATTCAGTTGAAAAAGATATAAAAGCTAAAGGGCCTATGTATAAACAAGTGGAATACTTATGTAAAAAAATTGAAGCAGGAGAATTTTAA